A single window of Mycolicibacterium madagascariense DNA harbors:
- the mraZ gene encoding division/cell wall cluster transcriptional repressor MraZ: MFLGTYTPKLDDKGRLTLPAKFRDALAGGLMVTKGQDHSLAVYPRAEFEKVAERASQASRSNPEARAFLRYLAAATDEQHPDAQGRITLSADHRQYASLSKECVVIGSIEYLEIWDAQAWQAYQQTHEENFSAASDDILRDII; the protein is encoded by the coding sequence ATGTTTCTCGGCACCTACACGCCCAAGCTCGACGACAAGGGGCGGCTCACGCTGCCCGCCAAGTTCCGCGACGCACTGGCAGGGGGGTTGATGGTCACCAAGGGCCAGGACCACAGCCTTGCCGTCTATCCGCGAGCGGAATTCGAGAAGGTCGCGGAACGGGCGTCACAGGCATCGCGTAGCAATCCGGAGGCACGCGCATTCCTGCGATACCTGGCCGCGGCGACCGACGAACAGCATCCCGACGCCCAGGGCCGGATCACTCTGTCGGCCGATCACCGCCAGTACGCCTCGCTGTCGAAGGAGTGCGTGGTGATCGGTTCGATCGAGTACCTGGAGATCTGGGACGCCCAAGCCTGGCAGGCGTATCAGCAGACCCACGAAGAGAACTTCTCCGCGGCCAGCGATGACATCCTGCGCGACATCATTTGA
- a CDS encoding DUF3040 domain-containing protein: MPLSDHEQRMLDQIESALYAEDPKFASSVRGGNLRAPSARRRLQGAVLFLVGLGLLVAGVPFYANVNHAFLIVSVIGFVIMFGGVVFAITGPRVAGAREGNAPEQGSARQKRAKGNNSFSSRMEERFRRRFEE, from the coding sequence ATGCCACTCTCCGATCATGAGCAGCGCATGCTCGACCAGATCGAGAGCGCACTTTATGCCGAGGATCCCAAGTTCGCCTCGAGCGTTCGCGGTGGGAACCTCCGGGCGCCGTCGGCGCGGCGTCGTCTCCAGGGTGCGGTGCTGTTCCTGGTCGGTCTCGGTCTCCTGGTCGCCGGTGTGCCGTTCTACGCCAACGTGAACCACGCCTTCCTCATCGTCAGCGTGATCGGGTTCGTGATCATGTTCGGTGGGGTGGTCTTCGCGATCACCGGCCCGCGCGTGGCCGGCGCCCGCGAGGGCAACGCGCCCGAGCAGGGTTCGGCCCGGCAGAAGCGGGCCAAGGGCAACAATTCGTTCTCCAGCCGGATGGAGGAGAGGTTCCGGCGCAGGTTCGAGGAATAG
- the rsmH gene encoding 16S rRNA (cytosine(1402)-N(4))-methyltransferase RsmH, which produces MPDRQPHDPVLLDRCLELLTPALTRHADDGSGAVLVDATLGAGGHAERFLTELSGLHLIGLDRDQTALSLAADRLAPFGDRVTFVHTRYDGFWADRDDRNAPRVDGALFDLGVSSMQLDRPERGFSYSHDAPLDMRMDQDAPLTAADIVNTYDKRALTRLLQEYGEERFASRIAGEIVRRRAHTPFQTTSQLVEVLYAMIPAPARRTGGHPAKRTFQALRTAVNGELDSLRAAVPAALEALREGGRIVVMSYQSLEDRIVKGEFATATASRTPAGLPVELPGHEPLFTSLTRGAEKASAEEIDVNPRSASVRLRALEKVSDARSEKAPVRRDGS; this is translated from the coding sequence ATGCCTGACCGCCAGCCGCACGATCCCGTTCTGCTGGACCGCTGCCTCGAGCTGCTGACCCCCGCGCTCACCCGGCACGCCGACGACGGGTCCGGCGCCGTCCTCGTCGACGCCACGCTGGGCGCGGGCGGCCACGCCGAACGCTTCCTCACCGAACTGTCCGGCCTGCACCTCATCGGGCTGGACCGCGACCAGACCGCGCTGTCGCTCGCCGCCGACCGGCTGGCGCCCTTCGGCGACCGGGTCACCTTCGTCCACACCCGTTACGACGGCTTCTGGGCCGACCGCGACGACCGGAACGCACCGCGCGTGGACGGCGCCCTCTTCGACCTCGGGGTCTCCTCGATGCAACTCGACCGTCCCGAGCGTGGGTTCTCCTACTCCCACGACGCGCCACTGGACATGCGCATGGACCAGGACGCTCCGCTGACGGCGGCCGACATCGTCAACACCTATGACAAGCGGGCTTTGACGCGGCTGCTGCAGGAGTACGGCGAGGAGCGCTTCGCCAGCCGCATCGCGGGCGAGATCGTCCGGCGGCGTGCCCACACGCCGTTTCAGACGACGTCCCAACTGGTCGAGGTGCTCTACGCCATGATCCCGGCACCGGCCCGGCGGACCGGCGGACACCCGGCCAAGCGCACGTTCCAGGCGTTGCGCACCGCGGTGAACGGCGAACTGGACTCCCTGCGTGCCGCCGTCCCCGCCGCGCTCGAGGCGCTGCGCGAGGGCGGCCGGATCGTGGTCATGTCCTACCAGTCGCTGGAGGACCGAATCGTCAAGGGGGAGTTCGCGACTGCCACGGCGTCGCGCACCCCCGCGGGACTGCCCGTCGAACTACCCGGCCACGAACCGCTCTTCACCTCGCTGACCCGCGGTGCGGAGAAGGCGAGCGCCGAGGAGATCGACGTCAATCCGCGCAGCGCGTCCGTGCGGTTGCGGGCCCTGGAGAAGGTTTCGGACGCGAGGAGCGAGAAGGCTCCCGTCAGAAGGGATGGTTCGTGA
- a CDS encoding UDP-N-acetylmuramoyl-tripeptide--D-alanyl-D-alanine ligase, with protein sequence MIDLTLAQIARIVGGALADVSADDAEKTVVTGTVEFDSRAVTPGGLFLALPGARADGHDFAAGAVAAGAAGVLAARPVGVPAVVVPPAAAGDAGASVLEHDVDGAGAAVLAALAKLAAHVAAELVANGLVVVGVTGSSGKTSTKDLLAAVLEPLGEVVAPPGSFNNELGHPWTVLRATTETDYLILEMSARHPGNIAALARIAPPSIAVVLNVGTAHLGEFGSREAIAATKAELPQAVPASGVVILNADDANVAAMAEKTAARVVRVGRSAGADVVATGVVLDDLARARFTLHAGDRQTEVTLAVHGDHQVSNALCAAAVALECGATLDQVAAALAAAGPVSRSRMQVATRADGVTVVNDAYNANPDSVRAGLKALAWMAKGGREQSAAPRRSWAVLGEMGELGDDAISEHDSIGRLAVRLDVSRLVVIGTGRSMSAMHHGAVMEGSWGSEVTMVADADAALALLREELRAGDVVLVKASNSAGLGRLAEALLDESGDGAG encoded by the coding sequence GTGATCGATCTGACGCTGGCCCAGATCGCCCGCATCGTCGGCGGTGCGCTCGCCGACGTGTCGGCCGATGACGCCGAGAAGACCGTCGTCACCGGCACCGTCGAGTTCGACTCGCGCGCGGTGACCCCCGGCGGGCTGTTCCTGGCCCTGCCCGGGGCGCGGGCCGACGGGCACGACTTCGCCGCGGGTGCGGTGGCGGCCGGTGCCGCGGGAGTGTTGGCGGCGCGCCCGGTCGGCGTGCCCGCGGTCGTCGTGCCGCCGGCTGCGGCCGGTGACGCCGGGGCCAGCGTGCTGGAGCACGACGTCGACGGGGCGGGGGCCGCGGTGCTCGCGGCGCTGGCCAAGCTGGCGGCGCACGTCGCGGCGGAACTCGTCGCCAACGGTCTCGTCGTCGTCGGCGTGACCGGCTCGTCGGGCAAGACGTCGACCAAGGACCTGCTGGCCGCCGTGCTCGAACCGCTCGGCGAGGTCGTCGCGCCGCCCGGCTCGTTCAACAACGAGCTGGGGCACCCGTGGACGGTGCTGCGGGCGACCACCGAGACGGACTACCTGATCCTCGAGATGTCGGCGCGCCACCCCGGCAACATCGCCGCACTGGCCCGGATCGCCCCGCCGTCGATCGCGGTGGTGCTCAACGTCGGCACCGCCCACCTGGGGGAGTTCGGGTCGCGCGAGGCCATCGCCGCGACGAAGGCCGAACTGCCGCAAGCGGTTCCGGCGTCCGGCGTGGTGATCCTCAACGCCGACGACGCGAACGTGGCCGCGATGGCGGAGAAGACCGCGGCGCGCGTGGTGCGGGTCGGACGGTCCGCGGGAGCCGACGTCGTCGCCACCGGGGTCGTGCTCGACGACCTCGCGCGGGCGCGGTTCACCCTGCACGCGGGGGACCGGCAGACCGAGGTGACGCTCGCCGTGCACGGTGACCATCAGGTGTCCAACGCGCTGTGCGCGGCGGCCGTCGCCCTCGAGTGCGGGGCGACCCTGGATCAGGTGGCGGCGGCGCTGGCCGCGGCGGGTCCGGTCTCGCGGAGCCGGATGCAGGTGGCGACGCGCGCCGACGGCGTCACCGTCGTCAACGACGCCTACAACGCCAACCCGGACTCGGTGCGGGCCGGGTTGAAGGCGCTGGCGTGGATGGCCAAGGGCGGTCGCGAACAGAGCGCCGCGCCGCGTCGGAGCTGGGCCGTCCTCGGCGAGATGGGCGAACTCGGTGACGACGCGATCAGCGAACATGACAGCATCGGTCGACTGGCCGTGCGCTTAGATGTGTCACGACTCGTCGTCATCGGAACCGGGAGATCAATGAGCGCCATGCATCACGGGGCGGTGATGGAGGGGTCGTGGGGCAGTGAGGTCACCATGGTCGCCGACGCCGACGCTGCCCTGGCCCTGCTGCGCGAGGAGCTGCGCGCCGGTGACGTGGTGCTGGTGAAGGCGTCCAACTCGGCAGGACTCGGGCGACTGGCCGAGGCCTTGCTCGACGAGTCGGGCGACGGCGCCGGATGA
- a CDS encoding peptidoglycan D,D-transpeptidase FtsI family protein, translating to MSRQDVPHFAHERRTRKPVAEEGPRSSSFAFRHRTGNLVILLVLVVAAGQLFMLQVPRAQGLRAEAASQLKVTDVEKAVRGSIVDRNGDKLAFTTEARALTFQPTKIQKQLLDAQAKSPSAPDPNKRLHEIATGVSGLLNNKPDADTLYKKLASKDSFVYLARAVDPAISDAITTKYPEVGAERQDIRQYPGGSLAANIVGGIDWDGHGLLGLEDSLDAKLAGTDGSVTYDRGSDGVVIPGSYRNRHDAVDGSTVQLTLDDDIQYYVQQQVQQAKNLSGAKNVSAVVLDSKTGEVLAMSNDNTFDPSQDLGKQQDRELGNLSVSSPFEPGSVNKIITASSAIEFGLTTPDEVLSVPGSIDMGGVTVHDAWSHGVMPYTTTGVFGKSSNVGTLMLAQRVGPDRWADMAAKFGLGQRTGVGLPGESSGLVPPIDQWSGSSFANLPIGQGLSMTLLQMTGMYQTIANDGVRIPPRIIKSTIAADGTRTDEPRPDGVRVVSQQTAQTVRNMLRATIQHDPTGVQQGTGSGAAVPGYQLAGKTGTAQQINPGCGCYYDDVYWITFAAMVPADNPRYVVGVMMDNPHRTADGSPGTTAAPLVHNLAAWLLQRENVPLSPDPGPPLVLQG from the coding sequence ATGAGCCGCCAGGACGTCCCGCACTTCGCCCACGAGCGCCGCACGCGCAAGCCCGTCGCCGAAGAGGGTCCGCGCAGCTCGTCGTTCGCGTTCCGGCACCGCACCGGCAACCTGGTGATCCTGCTGGTGCTCGTCGTGGCGGCCGGCCAGCTGTTCATGCTGCAGGTCCCACGCGCGCAGGGCCTGCGGGCCGAGGCCGCCAGCCAGCTCAAGGTCACCGACGTCGAGAAGGCCGTGCGCGGCAGCATCGTCGACCGCAACGGTGACAAGCTGGCATTCACCACCGAGGCCAGGGCGCTGACGTTCCAGCCGACCAAGATCCAGAAGCAGCTGCTCGACGCGCAGGCGAAGTCACCGTCGGCGCCCGATCCCAACAAGCGGCTGCACGAGATCGCCACGGGCGTGTCGGGGCTGCTGAACAACAAGCCCGACGCCGACACCCTCTACAAGAAGCTGGCGAGCAAGGACTCCTTCGTCTACCTCGCCCGGGCGGTCGACCCCGCCATCTCCGACGCGATCACCACCAAGTACCCCGAGGTGGGTGCCGAACGCCAGGACATCCGCCAGTACCCCGGCGGGTCGCTGGCCGCCAACATCGTCGGCGGCATCGACTGGGACGGCCACGGTCTGCTCGGCCTGGAGGACTCCCTCGACGCCAAGCTCGCGGGCACCGACGGATCGGTCACCTACGACCGCGGCTCCGACGGCGTGGTGATCCCGGGCAGCTACCGCAACCGCCACGACGCGGTCGACGGCTCGACGGTTCAGCTCACGCTCGACGACGACATCCAGTACTACGTCCAGCAGCAGGTGCAGCAGGCGAAGAACCTCTCCGGCGCCAAGAACGTCTCGGCGGTGGTGCTGGACTCGAAGACCGGCGAGGTCCTCGCCATGTCGAACGACAACACCTTCGATCCCAGCCAGGACCTCGGCAAGCAGCAGGACCGCGAACTCGGCAACCTGTCGGTGTCCTCGCCGTTCGAGCCGGGCTCGGTCAACAAGATCATCACCGCGTCCTCGGCCATCGAGTTCGGCCTGACCACCCCCGACGAGGTGCTGTCGGTGCCCGGTTCGATCGACATGGGCGGCGTCACCGTGCACGACGCGTGGTCACACGGCGTCATGCCCTACACGACGACCGGCGTCTTCGGGAAGTCCTCCAACGTGGGCACGCTGATGCTGGCGCAACGGGTCGGGCCGGACCGGTGGGCCGACATGGCCGCCAAGTTCGGGCTGGGACAGCGCACCGGCGTCGGATTGCCCGGCGAGAGTTCGGGTTTGGTGCCGCCGATCGATCAGTGGTCGGGCAGCTCGTTCGCCAACCTGCCCATCGGACAGGGTCTTTCGATGACGCTGCTGCAGATGACCGGCATGTACCAGACCATCGCGAACGACGGCGTGCGCATCCCGCCGCGCATCATCAAGTCGACCATCGCCGCCGATGGCACCCGCACCGACGAACCACGGCCCGACGGCGTGCGCGTGGTGTCGCAGCAGACGGCGCAGACCGTGCGAAACATGTTGCGCGCCACCATTCAGCACGATCCGACCGGCGTTCAGCAGGGCACCGGTTCCGGCGCAGCGGTCCCGGGCTACCAGCTCGCGGGCAAGACCGGCACCGCGCAGCAGATCAACCCCGGCTGCGGGTGCTACTACGACGACGTCTACTGGATCACGTTCGCCGCCATGGTGCCCGCCGACAACCCGCGCTACGTCGTCGGGGTGATGATGGACAACCCGCACCGGACGGCGGACGGGTCGCCCGGCACGACGGCGGCGCCGCTGGTGCACAACCTGGCGGCGTGGCTGCTGCAGCGCGAAAACGTGCCACTGTCCCCGGATCCCGGTCCACCGCTGGTCCTGCAGGGCTGA
- a CDS encoding UDP-N-acetylmuramoyl-L-alanyl-D-glutamate--2,6-diaminopimelate ligase, with amino-acid sequence MNLRPSRPAGAGLAALAQHVRAVPVGGGAAHARVTGVTLRSQDVRDGDLFAALAGASAHGARFAADAVAQGAVAVLTDEAGVAMIGDLDVPIVVHPSPRTVLGEVAATVYGHPSERLRVIGVTGTSGKTTTTYLVEAGLRAAGRVAGLIGSIGIRIDGRDEASALTTPEAPDLQALFAVMLERGVDTAVMEVSSHALTLGRVDAVHFEAGGFTNLSRDHLDFHPTMEDYLDAKARLFEPESPTHARVSVVCVDDDGGRTIASRASSPITVSAGGAAADWQARDVRTLDRGAQEFVAVDPAGVHHGLRIGLPGSYNVANCLLATALLDAVGVSPEQAAPGLRTATVPGRLQPIDAGQDFLALVDYAHKPGALRAVLQTLREQTDGRIAVVFGAGGNRDPGKRAPMGRTAAELADLVVVTDDNPRDEDPADIRAAILAGACGGADVVEIGDRRAAIDHAVRWARRGDVVLIAGKGHEAGQTSHGQTRPFDDRDELADALRRLGSVP; translated from the coding sequence ATGAACTTGCGTCCCTCGCGTCCTGCCGGTGCAGGCCTCGCGGCGTTGGCCCAGCACGTGCGCGCGGTCCCCGTGGGCGGCGGCGCGGCGCACGCCAGGGTGACCGGGGTGACGCTGCGCAGTCAGGACGTGCGCGACGGTGACCTGTTCGCCGCGCTGGCCGGGGCGTCGGCACACGGCGCCCGGTTCGCCGCCGACGCGGTGGCGCAGGGCGCGGTGGCGGTGCTGACCGACGAGGCGGGCGTCGCGATGATCGGCGACCTCGACGTGCCGATCGTGGTCCACCCCTCGCCGCGGACCGTGCTCGGTGAGGTCGCCGCAACGGTGTACGGACATCCCTCCGAACGGCTGCGGGTCATCGGGGTCACCGGGACGTCGGGCAAGACCACCACGACGTATCTGGTGGAGGCCGGGTTGCGCGCGGCCGGGCGGGTTGCCGGACTGATCGGATCGATCGGCATCCGCATCGACGGTCGCGACGAGGCCAGCGCATTGACCACCCCGGAGGCACCCGATCTGCAGGCGCTGTTCGCCGTCATGCTGGAGCGGGGCGTCGACACCGCCGTCATGGAGGTCTCCAGTCACGCGCTGACACTGGGCCGGGTCGACGCCGTGCACTTCGAGGCGGGCGGCTTCACCAACCTCTCCCGCGATCACCTCGACTTCCATCCCACGATGGAGGACTACCTCGACGCCAAGGCCCGGCTCTTCGAACCTGAATCGCCAACGCACGCCCGGGTTTCCGTGGTGTGCGTGGACGACGACGGCGGCCGTACCATCGCCTCCCGGGCGTCGTCGCCCATCACGGTCAGCGCGGGCGGCGCCGCTGCGGACTGGCAGGCCCGCGACGTCAGGACCCTCGACCGGGGCGCCCAGGAATTCGTGGCCGTCGACCCGGCGGGTGTGCACCACGGGTTGCGCATCGGCCTGCCGGGGTCCTACAACGTGGCGAACTGTCTGCTGGCGACGGCACTGCTCGACGCGGTGGGGGTGTCGCCCGAGCAGGCCGCGCCGGGGTTGCGGACGGCGACCGTGCCGGGGCGGCTGCAGCCGATCGACGCCGGGCAGGACTTCCTCGCCCTGGTCGACTACGCCCACAAGCCCGGCGCGCTGCGCGCGGTGCTGCAGACCCTGCGGGAGCAGACCGACGGTCGGATCGCGGTGGTGTTCGGGGCCGGCGGCAACCGCGACCCCGGCAAGCGCGCGCCGATGGGTCGGACCGCCGCGGAACTGGCCGACCTCGTCGTCGTGACGGACGACAATCCACGCGACGAGGACCCCGCCGACATCCGGGCGGCGATCCTGGCCGGAGCCTGCGGCGGCGCGGACGTCGTCGAGATCGGCGACCGTCGGGCCGCTATCGACCACGCCGTGCGCTGGGCGAGGAGGGGTGACGTCGTGCTGATCGCGGGCAAAGGACACGAGGCAGGTCAGACGAGCCACGGGCAGACCCGCCCGTTCGACGACCGCGACGAGTTGGCCGACGCGCTGCGTCGGCTGGGTTCCGTGCCGTGA
- a CDS encoding GNAT family N-acetyltransferase: MATFLIDLSPGDMQRRLGDALGIYVEAMHYPRGTEDQRASMWLEHTRRTGWSCVAAVEVPDAGDDDPGPDLAAAPMLGVAYGYCGAPDQWWQQQVVQGLERGGTERARIADLMNSYFELTELHIHPRAQGRGLGEALARRLLSGRTEPHVLLSTPEINGEANRAWRLYRRLGFTDVIRGYHFAGDPRPFAILGRELPL; the protein is encoded by the coding sequence TTGGCCACGTTCCTCATCGACCTGTCACCCGGCGACATGCAGCGCCGCCTCGGGGACGCCCTCGGCATCTACGTCGAGGCCATGCACTACCCCCGCGGCACCGAGGACCAGCGCGCCTCGATGTGGCTCGAGCACACTCGCCGCACGGGGTGGTCGTGCGTCGCCGCCGTCGAGGTACCCGACGCCGGGGATGACGACCCGGGACCCGACCTGGCGGCCGCGCCCATGCTCGGCGTGGCCTACGGCTACTGCGGCGCCCCAGACCAGTGGTGGCAGCAGCAGGTCGTGCAGGGCCTCGAACGCGGCGGGACCGAGCGGGCGCGCATCGCCGACCTGATGAACAGCTACTTCGAGCTGACCGAGCTGCACATCCACCCCCGGGCGCAGGGCCGCGGCCTCGGCGAGGCGCTCGCGCGACGCCTGCTATCCGGTCGCACCGAGCCCCACGTGCTGCTCTCGACGCCGGAGATCAACGGCGAGGCCAACCGGGCCTGGCGCCTCTACCGTCGCCTCGGGTTCACCGACGTGATCCGCGGCTACCACTTCGCCGGTGACCCGCGGCCGTTCGCGATCCTCGGCAGGGAACTGCCGCTGTGA
- the ftsW gene encoding putative lipid II flippase FtsW, with product MTTIFARLRRSKPDAVAATPPVRTGMAPRTRFGAWLGRPMTSFHLVIAVAALLVTLGLIMVLSASGVHSYDEDGSPWAIFAKQVLWTVVGLVAFYIALRTPVGFMRKLAFPGFVITIVMLVLVLIPGIGKESNGSRGWFVVAGFSMQPSELAKIAFAIWGAHLLAARRMEQATVREMLFPLVPGAFIALLLIVLQPDLGQTVSLGIILLGLLWYAGLPLRVFTTSLAAVVVAAGVLAMSEGYRSDRVQSWLNPGADDMGSGYQARQARFALANGGVFGDGLGQGTAKWNYLPNAHNDFIFAIIGEELGFVGAVGLLCLFGLFAYAGMRIARRSADPFLRLLTAATTLWVIGQAFINVGYVVGLLPITGLQLPLISAGGTSTATTLFMLGIITNAARHEPEAVAALRAGREDRVNRLLRLPLPEPYMPTRLETARDRLRTRSGKPAPDKPKPPPKPKPPSKAKPPSKPKAAKPKAWSKPKPKPTPKPTSRSKPAPEPKPSKAASRKKPSRARVPAGERRRATADAADRTAKGSGHHGGRQRQLSRGARSLEGQRYG from the coding sequence GTGACCACGATCTTCGCTCGATTACGTCGCAGCAAACCCGATGCGGTTGCGGCGACGCCCCCGGTGCGCACCGGGATGGCCCCGCGCACCCGCTTCGGCGCCTGGCTCGGCCGGCCGATGACGTCCTTCCACCTGGTGATCGCCGTCGCCGCCCTGCTCGTCACCCTCGGGTTGATCATGGTGCTGTCGGCCTCGGGCGTGCACTCCTACGACGAGGACGGCTCGCCGTGGGCCATCTTCGCCAAGCAGGTGCTGTGGACCGTCGTCGGCCTCGTCGCGTTCTACATCGCCCTGCGCACGCCGGTCGGCTTCATGCGCAAGCTGGCGTTCCCCGGCTTCGTCATCACCATCGTGATGCTCGTCCTGGTGCTGATTCCCGGAATTGGCAAGGAGTCCAACGGTTCTCGCGGGTGGTTCGTCGTCGCGGGCTTCTCCATGCAGCCGTCGGAACTGGCCAAGATCGCGTTCGCGATCTGGGGCGCCCATCTGCTGGCGGCGCGCCGGATGGAGCAGGCGACGGTCCGGGAGATGCTCTTCCCGCTGGTGCCGGGCGCATTCATCGCCCTGCTCCTCATCGTGCTGCAGCCCGACCTCGGTCAGACCGTGTCGTTGGGCATCATCCTGCTCGGCCTGCTGTGGTACGCCGGTCTGCCGCTGCGCGTCTTCACGACGTCGCTGGCCGCCGTGGTGGTCGCCGCGGGCGTCCTCGCGATGTCGGAGGGCTACCGCTCCGACCGCGTGCAGTCATGGCTCAACCCCGGCGCCGACGACATGGGCTCGGGTTACCAGGCGCGACAGGCCCGCTTCGCACTCGCCAACGGCGGGGTCTTCGGCGACGGCCTCGGGCAGGGCACCGCGAAGTGGAACTATCTGCCCAACGCCCACAACGACTTCATCTTCGCGATCATCGGGGAGGAGCTCGGCTTCGTCGGCGCGGTCGGCCTGCTGTGCCTGTTCGGTCTGTTCGCCTACGCGGGCATGCGGATCGCGAGGAGGTCTGCCGATCCCTTCCTGCGGCTGCTGACCGCCGCCACGACGCTGTGGGTCATCGGGCAGGCGTTCATCAACGTCGGCTACGTCGTCGGGCTGCTGCCCATCACCGGACTGCAACTTCCGCTGATCTCCGCGGGCGGCACCTCGACGGCGACGACGCTGTTCATGCTGGGCATCATCACCAACGCCGCCCGGCACGAGCCGGAGGCGGTGGCGGCGCTGCGCGCGGGCCGCGAGGACCGGGTCAACCGCCTGCTGCGCCTGCCGCTGCCCGAGCCGTACATGCCGACCCGGCTGGAGACGGCCCGCGACCGGCTGCGGACCCGGTCGGGCAAGCCCGCCCCCGACAAGCCCAAGCCCCCGCCGAAGCCGAAGCCCCCGTCGAAGGCCAAACCCCCGTCGAAGCCCAAGGCCGCGAAACCCAAGGCCTGGTCGAAACCCAAGCCGAAGCCCACACCGAAGCCCACCTCGAGGTCGAAGCCCGCGCCCGAGCCGAAGCCGTCGAAGGCCGCGTCGCGGAAGAAGCCGAGCCGGGCCCGCGTGCCCGCGGGGGAGCGCAGGCGCGCCACGGCGGATGCGGCCGATCGGACGGCCAAGGGCTCAGGGCATCATGGAGGCCGTCAGCGTCAACTGAGCCGGGGGGCTCGCAGTCTGGAAGGTCAGCGTTACGGGTGA
- the mraY gene encoding phospho-N-acetylmuramoyl-pentapeptide-transferase codes for MRQILIAVAIALAVSILLTPALIRLFTRQGFGHEIREDGPPSHRKKRGTPSMGGVAILAGIWAGYLGTHLVGLALDGEGPSASGLLVLGLATALGGVGFVDDLIKIRRARNLGLNKTAKTVGQLVAAVLFGVLVLQFRNANGLTPGGPELSYVREIATVTLAPAVFVLFAVVVVSAWSNAVNFTDGLDGLAAGAMAMVTAAYVIITFWQFRNACASSPGLGCYNVRDPLDLALVAAATAGACIGFLWWNAAPAKIFMGDTGSLALGGIIAGLSVTSRTEMLAVVLGALFVAEVTSVVVQILAFRTTGRRVFRMAPFHHHFELVGWAETTVIIRFWLLTAIACGLGVALFYSEWLAAVGA; via the coding sequence ATGAGACAGATACTCATCGCGGTCGCCATCGCCCTGGCCGTGTCGATCCTGTTGACGCCGGCGCTGATTCGCCTGTTCACCCGGCAGGGCTTCGGGCACGAGATCCGTGAGGACGGTCCGCCCAGCCACCGCAAGAAGCGCGGCACCCCGTCGATGGGCGGCGTCGCGATCCTCGCCGGGATCTGGGCCGGGTACCTGGGCACGCACCTGGTCGGGCTGGCGCTCGACGGCGAGGGCCCGTCGGCGTCGGGGTTGCTGGTGCTCGGTCTGGCCACCGCGCTGGGCGGCGTCGGGTTCGTCGACGACCTCATCAAGATTCGGCGGGCGCGCAACCTGGGCCTGAACAAGACGGCCAAGACGGTCGGGCAGCTCGTCGCCGCGGTGCTCTTCGGCGTGCTGGTGCTGCAGTTTCGCAACGCCAACGGGCTGACCCCCGGCGGACCCGAGCTGTCCTACGTCCGCGAGATCGCGACCGTCACGCTGGCCCCCGCGGTCTTCGTGCTGTTCGCCGTCGTCGTGGTCAGTGCCTGGTCGAACGCGGTCAACTTCACCGATGGGCTGGACGGACTGGCCGCCGGGGCCATGGCCATGGTGACCGCGGCGTACGTCATCATCACGTTCTGGCAGTTCCGCAACGCGTGCGCGTCGAGCCCGGGACTGGGCTGCTACAACGTGCGCGACCCGCTCGACCTCGCGCTGGTCGCGGCCGCCACGGCCGGGGCGTGCATCGGATTCCTGTGGTGGAACGCCGCGCCCGCCAAGATCTTCATGGGCGACACCGGCTCGCTGGCCCTCGGCGGGATCATCGCCGGGCTGTCGGTGACCAGCCGCACCGAGATGCTCGCGGTCGTGCTCGGTGCGCTGTTCGTGGCCGAGGTCACGTCGGTGGTGGTGCAGATCCTGGCCTTCCGCACGACGGGGCGTCGGGTGTTCCGGATGGCGCCGTTCCACCATCACTTCGAGCTGGTCGGGTGGGCGGAGACCACGGTGATCATCCGGTTCTGGCTGCTCACCGCCATCGCGTGCGGTCTGGGCGTGGCCCTGTTCTACAGCGAGTGGCTGGCCGCCGTCGGGGCGTGA